In a single window of the Zea mays cultivar B73 chromosome 5, Zm-B73-REFERENCE-NAM-5.0, whole genome shotgun sequence genome:
- the LOC100193092 gene encoding uncharacterized protein isoform X1 translates to MKCDPGEFWCHVSEIALHDRKPAPSLPLASNVGIARENMTVSQVPKKAIPLFPKADDDKSKESKCDVEKPAATESSKPKVSLEETKDPEKHEVDVGGTDDDESDEDFVDSEEGESDDDENSSDGDECESSNEEDEDSPNSAKGKNRPAATPLKTPPGKKARTTTSSMGKRPVSVSDDAKKSIHVTGYGCKSCSKFLYQNFSQLDAVVHSDTWASNSLQGEAQCSKVK, encoded by the exons ATGAAGTGTGACCCAGGAGAGTTCTGGTGCCATGTTTCAGAG ATAGCATTACATGATAGAAAACCAGCACCATCTCTGCCCTTGGCTTCAAATGTTGGCATTGCAAGAGAAA ATATGACAGTGTCACAAGTACCAAAGAAG GCTATTCCATTATTCCCAAAAGCAGATG ATGATAAAAGCAAAGAAAGTAAATGTGATGTGGAGAAGCCTGCTGCTACTGAGTCCTCTAAACCGAAGGTTAGCTTGGAGGAAACAAAGGATCCTGAGAAGCATGAAGTTGATGTTGGTGGCACTGACGATGATGAAAGTGACGAAGACTTTGTTGATTCAGAAGAGGGTGAATCGGATGATGACGAG AATTCCAGTGATGGGGATGAATGTGAGAGTTCAAATGAAGAAGATGAAGACTCTCCAAAT AGTGCTAAGGGCAAGAATAGGCCAGCAGCAACACCCTTGAAGACACCTCCAGGGAAGAAGGCAAGGACCACAACATCGTCTATGGGCAAAAGACCAG TCAGTGTCAGTGATGATGCAAAGAAAAGTATCCACGTCACTGGTTATGGCTGCAAGTCGTGCAGCAAGTTCTTGTATCAGAATTTTTCCCAACTAGATGCGGTCGTGCATTCTGATACATGGGCGTCAAACTCATTGCAAGGTGAAGCACAGTGCTCGAAAGTGAAGTAG
- the LOC100193092 gene encoding uncharacterized protein LOC100193092 isoform 1 encodes MKCDPGEFWCHVSEIALHDRKPAPSLPLASNVGIAREMSQVPKKAIPLFPKADDDKSKESKCDVEKPAATESSKPKVSLEETKDPEKHEVDVGGTDDDESDEDFVDSEEGESDDDENSSDGDECESSNEEDEDSPNSAKGKNRPAATPLKTPPGKKARTTTSSMGKRPVSVSDDAKKSIHVTGYGCKSCSKFLYQNFSQLDAVVHSDTWASNSLQGEAQCSKVK; translated from the exons ATGAAGTGTGACCCAGGAGAGTTCTGGTGCCATGTTTCAGAG ATAGCATTACATGATAGAAAACCAGCACCATCTCTGCCCTTGGCTTCAAATGTTGGCATTGCAAGAGAAA TGTCACAAGTACCAAAGAAG GCTATTCCATTATTCCCAAAAGCAGATG ATGATAAAAGCAAAGAAAGTAAATGTGATGTGGAGAAGCCTGCTGCTACTGAGTCCTCTAAACCGAAGGTTAGCTTGGAGGAAACAAAGGATCCTGAGAAGCATGAAGTTGATGTTGGTGGCACTGACGATGATGAAAGTGACGAAGACTTTGTTGATTCAGAAGAGGGTGAATCGGATGATGACGAG AATTCCAGTGATGGGGATGAATGTGAGAGTTCAAATGAAGAAGATGAAGACTCTCCAAAT AGTGCTAAGGGCAAGAATAGGCCAGCAGCAACACCCTTGAAGACACCTCCAGGGAAGAAGGCAAGGACCACAACATCGTCTATGGGCAAAAGACCAG TCAGTGTCAGTGATGATGCAAAGAAAAGTATCCACGTCACTGGTTATGGCTGCAAGTCGTGCAGCAAGTTCTTGTATCAGAATTTTTCCCAACTAGATGCGGTCGTGCATTCTGATACATGGGCGTCAAACTCATTGCAAGGTGAAGCACAGTGCTCGAAAGTGAAGTAG